The following coding sequences lie in one Primulina huaijiensis isolate GDHJ02 chromosome 2, ASM1229523v2, whole genome shotgun sequence genomic window:
- the LOC140971003 gene encoding uncharacterized protein, whose product MGRQQEQEQEDTMKKQSKSLKTKAAHFVSDLTTVLLNPISDKPSKPRPPPPPPHDDADDSEHSQSELEGYVESVDAPDTSSFTAFLYSLLASSESQDTSALSEKSTSQDELKTPSDPMRENFKKRSIFSRGKQSLGRAFNRAAKFGGLQDQAPKSGSVVAVGNGSCSNASADEGIAMQTLKESLHLEKLPETSEPSMLLSEKTRSVLYASLPVIVQGRKWILLYSTWRHGISLSTLYRRSMLWPGLSLLVVGDRNGAVFGGLVEAPLRSINKRKYQGTNDSFVFTDTSGQPLIFRPTGINRYFTLCNTEYLALGGGSHFALYLDGDLLNGSSSSSETYGNPCLSHSQDFEVKEIELWGFVYASKYEELIALSRTESQGICHW is encoded by the exons ATGGGGCGGcagcaggagcaagagcaagaagATACTATGAAGAAGCAGTCCAAATCTTTGAAGACTAAAGCAGCGCATTTTGTATCTGATCTTACCACCGTTTTGCTCAACCCCATTTCCGATAAACCCTCCAAACCTCGCCCACCACCTCCGCCTCCTCAT GATGATGCTGATGATAGTGAACATAGCCAGTCAGAATTGGAGGGTTATGTGGAATCTGTTGATGCTCCTGATACATCATCGTTTACTGCATTTTTGTATTCTCTGTTAGCATCCTCCGAATCTCAGGATACCAGTGCCTTAAGTGAAAAAAGTACTTCTCAAGATGAACTGAAGACACCATCCGATCCGATGAGAGAGAATTTCAAAAAGAGAAGTATTTTCTCAAGGGGTAAACAATCCCTGGGCAGAGCATTCAATCGAGCTGCTAAATTTGGCGGTCTTCAAGATCAAGCCCCCAAATCTGGTTCTGTTGTAGCTGTTGGTAACGGCAGTTGTTCTAATGCTTCTGCAGATGAAGGGATCGCCATGCAAACATTAAAGGAATCTCTGCATCTGGAAAAGCTCCCTGAAACTTCTGAACCATCGATGCTTCTCTCCGAGAAGACACGAAGCGTCCTTTATGCCTCACTACCTGTAATTGTTCAGGGGCGGAAATGGATATTATTGTACAG TACATGGAGGCATGGCATATCTCTTTCAACACTATACAGGAGAAGTATGCTTTGGCCGGGCCTCAGTCTGCTG GTTGTTGGGGATCGAAATGGAGCAGTATTTGGTGGTTTGGTTGAGGCGCCTTTGAGATCAATAAATAAGCGAAAGTATCAG GGAACAAATGATTCATTTGTTTTCACTGATACCTCTGGGCAACCTCTCATATTTCGTCCAACAG GAATAAATCGGTATTTTACATTGTGCAATACGGAGTATTTGGCCTTGGGCGGGGGCAGTCATTTTGCACTCTATTTGGATGGAGATCT ATTGAATGGATCAAGTTCGTCTTCAGAAACATATGGGAACCCATGTTTATCACATTCTCAAGATTTCGAAGTGAAGGAGATTGAG TTATGGGGCTTTGTATATGCTTCCAAGTACGAAGAGTTGATAGCTTTATCACGAACGGAGTCCCAAGGAATTTGCCACTGGTAA
- the LOC140971002 gene encoding UDP-N-acetylglucosamine transporter ROCK1: MAVTKIDSPKPGTKVWLFSLLLTLQYGAQPLISKSFTSRQVIVTSSVLACEVVKVICALILLAKDGTLRNLCKEWTLVGSLTASGLPAAIYALQNSLLQISYRNLDSLTFSMLNQTKLLFTALFTYIILRQKQSIQQIGALFLLIIAAVLLSIGEGSSKAASSSHPDEILFYGIVPVLVASVLSGLASALCQWASQVKKHTSYLMTVEMSIIGSLCLLASAYKSPDGLAIRQHGFFYGWTPLTMIPVVLNAVGGILVGLVTTYAGGVRKGFVIVSALLVTALLQFVFDGKPPSLYCLVALPLVVTSISVYQKYPYRVKKKAS, translated from the exons ATGGCGGTCACGAAGATCGATTCTCCGAAGCCTGGCACCAAGGTCTGGCTTTTCTCTCTCTTATTGACGCTTCAGTATGGTGCTCAACCTCTTATCTCGAAAAGTTTTACCag CCGACAAGTTATCGTGACTTCATCTGTTTTGGCATGTGAGGTGGTTAAG GTGATTTGTGCTTTGATTCTCTTAGCAAAAGATGGTACTTTGAGAAATTTATGCAAGGAGTGGACTTTGGTTGGCTCTCTCACGGCATCAGGACTGCCAGCAGCCATCTATGCCCTGCAAAATAGCTTGTTGCAAATCTCGTACAGAAATCTTGACTCGCTCACATTTTCAATGCTGAACCAAACAAAACTTTTGTTCACGGCATTGTTTACTTATATCATTCTTAG GCAAAAGCAGTCAATTCAACAGATTGGGGCCCTGTTTTTGTTGATAATTGCTGCAGTCCTTCTAAGTATTGGCGAAGGCTCGAGTAAAGCTGCTAGTTCTAGTCATCCTGATGAGATCTTATTTTATGGAATTGTTCCAGTGCTGGTGGCTTCTGTACTTTCTGGTCTGGCCTCTGCATTGTGTCAATGGGCATCGCAA GTTAAGAAACACACCTCTTATTTGATGACGGTGGAGATGTCCATAATTGGGAGCCTTTGCTTGCTGGCCAGTGCATACAAGTCTCCAGATGGATTAGCTATCAGACAACATGGATTCTTTTATGGCTGGACTCCATTGACAATG ATACCTGTTGTACTCAATGCTGTTGGTGGAATTCTAGTAGGTCTTGTGACAACTTATGCTGGTGGTGTTCGAAAG GGATTTGTCATAGTTTCAGCGCTTCTCGTCACAGCTTTGCTACAATTCGTCTTTGATGGGAAACCACCTTCTCTGTACTGCCTTGTGGCGCTACCGCTAGTAGTCACTAGTATATCAGTATACCAAAAATACCCGTATCGTGTTAAGAAGAAGGCTTCGTAG
- the LOC140960708 gene encoding uncharacterized protein gives MDSQYSSLLNFELRIIQARNIDPKSSGDLFVRCYLPAGNKQRMVKLDTHQISPKSNLVWDQTYSLNCLSTEENSANFLKEEESIIFELRKRNPTPFLCSKLVGRAEVTWKECVESRNMKIEKWVLMIPKSGRVHEDSKPAAVHIAVKIQDSVIDRGLRRWDGGCICMDGIGCNSCYLDYEFFALGSSLQAV, from the coding sequence ATGGATTCGCAGTATTCTTCTTTGCTAAACTTTGAACTGAGAATAATCCAAGCTAGAAATATCGATCCCAAATCGTCCGGAGACTTGTTCGTGAGATGCTATCTCCCCGCAGGAAACAAACAAAGAATGGTTAAACTAGACACCCACCAGATCTCACCAAAATCCAACTTGGTTTGGGATCAAACTTATTCTTTAAATTGCTTGTCCACCGAAGAAAACTCAGCGAATTTCCTtaaagaagaagaaagcatCATTTTTGAGCTGCGTAAGAGGAACCCAACACCATTTCTTTGCTCGAAACTTGTGGGAAGAGCTGAAGTTACATGGAAAGAGTGTGTAGAATCAAGAAATATGAAGATTGAGAAATGGGTTTTGATGATTCCAAAGAGTGGACGTGTTCATGAAGATTCGAAGCCAGCAGCAGTTCATATTGCTGTGAAAATTCAAGATTCTGTGATAGATCGAGGTTTGAGAAGGTGGGATGGAGGTTGTATTTGCATGGATGGTATTGGGTGTAATTCTTGTTATTTAGATTACGAGTTTTTCGCACTGGGCTCATCTTTGCAAGCAGTGTAG
- the LOC140971001 gene encoding ras-related protein RABH1e — MAVVSPLAKYKLVFLGDQSVGKTSIITRFMYDKFDTTYQATIGIDFLSKTMYLEDRTVRLQLWDTAGQERFRSLIPSYIRDSSVAVIVYDVANRQSFLNTTKWIEEVRTERGSDVIIVLVGNKTDLVDKRQVSIEEGDGKAREVGIMFIETSAKAGFNIKPLFRKIAAALPGMETLSSTKQEDMVDVNLKPTTNTSHAEQQRGGCAC; from the exons ATGGCGGTGGTGTCACCATTAGCCAAGTATAAGCTCGTGTTTCTGGGCGATCAATCCGTCGGCAAAACCAGCATCATCACCCGCTTCATGTACGACAAATTCGACACCACTTATCAG GCTACTATTGGCATCGACTTCTTGTCCAAAACCATGTACCTTGAAGATCGAACGGTTCGATTGCAGCTCTG GGATACTGCTGGTCAAGAGAGATTCAGGAGCCTGATTCCAAGCTACATCAGAGATTCTTCAGTAGCAGTGATTGTCTACGATGTAGCTA ACCGACAGTCATTTCTGAATACAACGAAGTGGATTGAGGAAGTGCGGACAGAACGTGGTAGTGATGTCATTATTGTTCTGGTAGGGAATAAAACTGATCTTGTTGACAAAAG GCAAGTGTCAATTGAAGAAGGAGATGGAAAGGCTCGTGAAGTTGGCATCATGTTTATAGAAACTAGTGCTAAAGCTGGTTTTAACATAAAG CCTCTGTTCAGGAAAATAGCCGCAGCATTGCCGGGAATGGAAACTCTTTCCTCAACAAAACAGGAAGACATGGTGGATGTGAATTTGAAGCCCACCACTAACACATCACATGCAGAACAACAGCGAGGAGGCTGTGCATGCTAG
- the LOC140960698 gene encoding uncharacterized protein, with product MGEPAPRALRTSVKVSNHAGDQSNILFGEEAEVKIPSKIHDLKLAELTGTGMFRGDVPPGYAEKPSSEAKLKEMSGSNIFEDGKFEWRDYFGGVRKPPGGESKIALV from the exons ATGGGCGAGCCTGCTCCACGAGCTTTACGCACTTCTGTCAAAGTTTCTAAT CATGCTGGAGATCAAAGCAACATCTTGTTTGGCGAGGAAGCCGAGGTGAAGATACCTAGTAAAATTCATGACCTGAAGCTTGCTGAGTTGACAGGAACTGGCATGTTCAGAGGAGATGTTCCTCCAGGATATGCTGAGAAGCCATCGAGTGAGGCCAAGTTGAAAGAAATGAGTGGCAGCAACATATTTGAAGATGGCAAGTTCGAGTGGAGGGATTACTTTGGTGGTGTCCGCAAGCCCCCTGGTGGAGAGAGCAAGATCGCGTTGGTTTAG